A single window of Anopheles moucheti chromosome 2, idAnoMoucSN_F20_07, whole genome shotgun sequence DNA harbors:
- the LOC128297717 gene encoding alpha-ketoglutarate dehydrogenase component 4 produces the protein MVMLRSVLSTARRVPLIKFRKGGPFLEAASHTAGGATGSAATTAAPAHARSVSSGEAIEEWQLPARYRRKPIDDVEMEWINRGGPPA, from the exons ATGGTAATGTTGCGTTCGGTGCTCTCCACCGCACGACGTGTTCCGCTGATCAAGTTCCGCAAGGGTGGCCCTTTCCTGGAAGCGGCGAGTCACACCGCGGGCGGTGCAACCGGTTCTGCTGCTACCACAGCAGCTCCAGCG caCGCCCGATCCGTGTCGTCGGGAGAGGCGATCGAAGAATGGCAGCTGCCGGCACGCTACCGCAGGAAACCGATCGATGACGTCGAGATGGAATGGATCAACCGTGGTGGACCGCCGGCTTAG
- the LOC128301370 gene encoding ubiquitin carboxyl-terminal hydrolase calypso, which produces MPVDINRLTDGWLELESDPGLFTLLMEDFGVKGVQVDEIYDLQKNLEGQVYGFIFLFRWIEERRARRKIVETTDIYVKDEDAVNNIFFAQQVVPNSCATHALLSVLLNCSDIDLGQTLSRLKVHTKGMSPENKGWAIGNTPELACAHNSHAMPQARRRMDRNSGVSTGRFTGEAFHFVSFVPIDGRLFELDGLKPFPMDHGPWGEKEAWTDKFRRVMSDRLGITTGEQDIRFNLMAVVPDRRIAITHKLKMLRTNQTIVSAALEKLLKSEKKEASSSTTTSASRPPGTSVKKELDESTPVKLSDEYSELLAIKEEKQPDEPSSSSSSVSVSKELESFVTMNNSSDSVDIIGESEIKQEQVPAPPSPPSSFIGAGTFSPKDLLSLLKNLESEITITEQHLCDENEKRERFKLDDCRRTHNYDEFICTFLSMLAHQGVLAELVSQDLIATRKPSMGGIQNSASRAISRSYKKAASTNGTSPKAPGSKRRRGRAKCRKRK; this is translated from the coding sequence ATGCCAGTTGATATAAACCGGCTGACGGACGGTTGGCTGGAGCTGGAAAGCGATCCCGGTCTGTTCACACTGCTGATGGAAGACTTTGGTGTGAAAGGCGTACAGGTGGATGAAATCTACGATCTGCAGAAAAATCTCGAGGGCCAAGTATATGGATTCATCTTTCTGTTTCGCTGGATCGAAGAACGAAGAGCCCGGCGGAAGATTGTGGAAACGACGGACATCTACGTGAAGGATGAGGATGCGGTGAACAACATTTTCTTCGCCCAGCAGGTGGTTCCGAACAGCTGCGCAACGCATGCCCTGTTGTCGGTGTTGCTGAACTGTTCCGATATTGATCTCGGCCAGACGCTTAGCCGGCTAAAGGTGCACACGAAGGGAATGAGTCCGGAAAATAAGGGCTGGGCTATTGGTAACACACCGGAGCTGGCCTGTGCACATAATTCTCATGCGATGCCCCAAGCCCGACGCAGGATGGATCGAAATTCGGGCGTAAGCACCGGGCGATTCACTGGTGAAgcattccattttgtttcgttcgtacCTATCGATGGTCGGctgttcgagttggatggatTGAAACCGTTCCCGATGGATCATGGACCGTGGGGAGAGAAGGAAGCGTGGACGGATAAGTTTCGTCGCGTAATGTCCGACAGGCTCGGCATCACTACCGGTGAGCAGGACATTCGTTTCAATTTAATGGCAGTGGTTCCGGATCGACGGATCGCCATTACGCACAAGCTGAAAATGTTGCGGACAAACCAAACGATCGTGTCCGCCGCACTGGAGAAGTTGTTAAAATCTGAAAAGAAGGAAGCATCATCCTCGACGACCACAAGCGCATCGCGTCCACCGGGTACAAGCGTCAAGAAGGAACTGGACGAATCGACACCTGTGAAGCTATCCGACGAGTACTCGGAATTGCTCGCCATCAAGGAAGAAAAGCAACCGGATGAACCTTCCTCGTCGTCCTCGTCGGTGTCGGTGTCGAAGGAACTGGAATCGTTCGTAACGATGAACAATTCTTCGGATTCGGTCGATATTATCGGTGAATCGGAAATCAAGCAAGAACAAGTTCCTGCTCCACCCTCACCGCCATCATCATTTATCGGCGCTGGTACATTCTCACCGAAGGATTTACTTTCACTGCTGAAAAACCTTGAGTCGGAAATTACAATCACGGAACAGCATCTGtgcgatgaaaatgaaaagcgtGAACGGTTCAAGCTGGATGACTGTCGGCGGACGCACAACTACGACGAGTTCATCTGTACCTTCCTATCGATGTTGGCCCATCAGGGTGTGCTGGCGGAGCTGGTCTCGCAGGATCTCATTGCAACGAGGAAGCCAAGCATGGGCGGAATTCAAAACAGCGCTAGCCGTGCGATCTCAAGAAGTTACAAGAAAGCGGCATCCACTAACGGAACGTCTCCGAAAGCGCCGGGTTCCAAGCGGCGCCGTGGTAGAGCAAAGTGCCGCAAACGAAAGTAG